One window of the Trifolium pratense cultivar HEN17-A07 linkage group LG2, ARS_RC_1.1, whole genome shotgun sequence genome contains the following:
- the LOC123908667 gene encoding protein TIFY 10a-like, whose product MNFQQLPHLFLQEIPNLGGGTFSVMKGIKKEEARCAQMTIFYDGKVIVLDDVPAEKAKDIMVFSTNNYAVYPSFLGGNSGNKTIHVPSTVPPVIYDLPMTRKASLHRFLEKRKNRIAARAPYQATYQAATLNKTIDESMAWLSLTPQSPQHKSECSSTAMLF is encoded by the exons ATGAATTTTCAACAACTTCCTCATCTCTTTCTACAAGAGATTCCTAACTTAGGAGGAGGAACTTTCAGTGTAATGAAGGGTATTAAGAAGGAAGAAGCTAGATGCGCAcaaatgacaattttttatgATGGGAAAGTGATTGTTCTTGATGATGTTCCAGCTGAAAAAGCTAAGGATATTATGGTCTTTTCCACTAACAACTATGCTGTTTATCCCTCATTTCTTGGTGGAAACTCTGGCAATAAGACTATTCATGTACCATCTACAGTACCACCTGTTATTTATG ATTTACCGATGACTAGGAAAGCTTCACTTCATCGATTCTTGGAGAAAAGGAAGAATAG AATTGCTGCAAGGGCACCATATCAAGCAACTTATCAAGCAGCAACCCTTAATAAGACAATTGATGAATCCATGGCATGGCTCTCCTTGACACCACAATCACCACAACACAAATCTGAGTGTAGCTCCACTGCAATGTTATTTTaa